A portion of the Microbacterium hominis genome contains these proteins:
- a CDS encoding MATE family efflux transporter — protein MSRSLITGSPWRVILAFSVPLLIGNVVQQLYHFADAVVVGRHLGVDALAAVGATGSLIFLLFGFVWGMTSGFAIPTAQAFGAGDIAAVRRSVATGTILTAVASALVTIAGPLLARPALELMNTPAELMDDATVFAQVSLVGISTMLFFNYLSAVIRAIGDSRTPLVFLTIACVLNIVLVVVIVAALEGGVGGAAWATVISQAVSVALTLAYVRRRIPVLRVRRADWKVTRADHVAHLRLGLPMGFQASIIGLGTLVVQIALNDLGADAVAAYTTASRVDGLAVALLQSIGLAASMYVAQNFGAGRPDRIRRGVVQATWLAVGVSVVLGAALIFGGAAMVRLFVGEGSDEVVDLAALMLVINGLTYWVLGILFVLRGALQGLGDAITPTITGVVELVARVGAAVALGASFGYVGVVWSNPLAWIGAVVILVPAYIAAHRRLGRAPVAPNVVTPTTPIAIVGPVDGSMTVDAVVTAPIPLPRPVTRTLRERITVRR, from the coding sequence GTGTCCCGATCCCTCATCACCGGCAGCCCGTGGCGGGTCATCCTCGCGTTCTCGGTGCCCCTGCTCATCGGCAACGTCGTGCAGCAGCTCTACCACTTCGCCGATGCGGTCGTCGTCGGGCGGCATCTCGGCGTCGACGCGCTCGCCGCGGTCGGGGCGACCGGGAGCCTGATCTTCCTGCTGTTCGGGTTCGTGTGGGGCATGACGAGCGGCTTCGCGATCCCGACCGCGCAGGCCTTCGGGGCGGGCGACATCGCGGCGGTTCGCCGCTCCGTCGCGACCGGCACGATCCTCACGGCGGTCGCCAGCGCCCTCGTCACGATCGCGGGACCGCTCCTGGCGCGTCCCGCCCTCGAGCTCATGAACACGCCCGCCGAGCTCATGGACGACGCGACCGTGTTCGCGCAGGTGAGCCTCGTCGGCATCTCGACGATGCTGTTCTTCAACTACCTCTCCGCGGTGATCCGCGCGATCGGGGACTCCCGCACACCGCTGGTGTTCCTCACGATCGCGTGCGTGCTCAACATCGTGCTCGTCGTGGTCATCGTCGCCGCGCTCGAGGGCGGCGTGGGCGGGGCCGCGTGGGCGACCGTGATCTCGCAGGCCGTGTCGGTCGCGCTTACGCTCGCCTATGTGCGCCGGCGCATCCCGGTGCTGCGCGTGCGGCGCGCCGACTGGAAGGTCACCAGGGCCGACCACGTCGCCCACCTGCGGCTCGGTCTGCCGATGGGGTTCCAGGCGTCGATCATCGGCCTCGGCACCCTCGTCGTGCAGATCGCGCTCAACGATCTCGGGGCCGACGCGGTCGCCGCGTACACGACCGCCTCCCGCGTCGACGGCCTGGCCGTCGCGCTGCTGCAGTCGATCGGACTCGCCGCCTCGATGTATGTGGCGCAGAACTTCGGCGCGGGACGCCCCGACCGCATCCGCCGCGGTGTCGTGCAGGCGACCTGGCTGGCGGTCGGCGTCTCGGTCGTGCTCGGCGCGGCGCTGATCTTCGGCGGCGCGGCGATGGTGCGCCTGTTCGTCGGCGAGGGCTCCGACGAGGTCGTCGACCTGGCGGCGCTCATGCTCGTCATCAACGGCCTCACCTACTGGGTGCTCGGCATCCTCTTCGTGCTGCGCGGAGCCCTCCAGGGCCTTGGCGACGCGATCACCCCGACGATCACCGGCGTCGTCGAGCTCGTCGCGCGGGTGGGAGCGGCCGTCGCGCTCGGCGCGTCCTTCGGATATGTCGGCGTCGTCTGGTCGAACCCGCTCGCCTGGATCGGCGCGGTCGTGATCCTCGTGCCCGCCTACATCGCCGCACACCGTCGCCTCGGCCGGGCGCCTGTCGCGCCGAACGTGGTGACCCCGACCACCCCGATCGCGATCGTCGGGCCGGTCGACGGGTCGATGACCGTCGACGCCGTGGTGACCGCGCCCATCCCGCTGCCCCGGCCCGTCACGCGCACGCTCCGCGAGCGGATCACCGTCCGCCGCTGA
- a CDS encoding SDR family NAD(P)-dependent oxidoreductase, whose product MSPHPVAGALVLVTGGARGMGEIYVRRAIAAGARAVAIWDIDAPAAESLAASLRPSGVDVRAYRIDVGDLDDIRRGVDAVRADLGDPDVLVNNAGIVRGAPFWEHDPVADIEATMRINTLAAMWLTRELLPAMIADASRPKRVLTIASAAGTVANPGMSVYAASKWALIGWSESMRLDLAKAGHRHVGVTVFCPSFVSTGMFEGARGPLLTPILAPRTATSAAWRGMLRAKPVVMRPWTVKLGAALRGILPTRVWDAIAGPVFGVYRSMDRFTGRAGAR is encoded by the coding sequence ATGAGCCCCCACCCGGTCGCCGGCGCCCTCGTCCTCGTCACCGGAGGCGCGCGCGGAATGGGCGAGATCTACGTGCGCCGCGCCATCGCCGCGGGAGCGCGTGCGGTGGCGATCTGGGACATCGACGCCCCCGCAGCCGAGTCCCTCGCCGCATCGCTCCGGCCCTCGGGAGTCGACGTGCGCGCCTATCGGATCGACGTCGGCGACCTCGACGACATCCGCAGGGGAGTGGATGCCGTGCGCGCCGACCTCGGCGACCCCGACGTGCTGGTCAACAACGCCGGGATCGTGCGGGGCGCGCCCTTCTGGGAGCACGACCCGGTCGCCGACATCGAGGCGACGATGCGCATCAACACCCTCGCCGCGATGTGGCTGACCCGCGAGCTGCTCCCCGCGATGATCGCCGACGCCTCGCGGCCCAAGCGCGTGCTCACCATCGCCTCCGCCGCCGGAACGGTCGCGAACCCCGGAATGAGCGTCTACGCCGCCTCGAAGTGGGCGCTCATCGGCTGGAGCGAGTCGATGCGGCTGGATCTCGCGAAGGCGGGGCACCGGCACGTCGGGGTGACCGTGTTCTGCCCGAGCTTCGTCTCGACGGGCATGTTCGAGGGTGCGCGCGGTCCGCTGCTGACTCCGATCCTCGCCCCGCGGACGGCGACCTCGGCCGCGTGGCGCGGGATGCTGCGCGCGAAGCCCGTGGTCATGCGCCCGTGGACTGTGAAGCTCGGTGCGGCCCTGCGCGGCATCCTCCCCACCCGCGTGTGGGATGCGATCGCCGGCCCCGTCTTCGGCGTCTATCGCTCGATGGACCGCTTCACCGGCCGCGCCGGCGCCCGCTGA
- a CDS encoding GIY-YIG nuclease family protein: MSESEACVLCGAGEVVSGADGRCCAACGWRVGDSPDPELPPPRVEVVYYLRWEQRIKIGTSSRPRQRLAAIWHQELLAFERGGRTLERERHRQFAELREGGEWFLADESLLSHIASIPGTADPWRQYARWMAEELRRTVS, translated from the coding sequence TTGTCTGAGTCGGAGGCATGTGTGCTGTGCGGCGCGGGCGAGGTCGTCAGCGGCGCGGATGGTCGCTGCTGCGCCGCGTGCGGGTGGCGCGTCGGCGACAGCCCCGACCCCGAGTTGCCCCCGCCCCGCGTGGAGGTTGTCTACTACCTCCGCTGGGAGCAGCGCATCAAGATCGGAACCTCATCGCGGCCGCGCCAGCGGCTCGCGGCCATCTGGCATCAGGAGCTGCTCGCCTTCGAGCGCGGTGGCCGCACCCTCGAGCGTGAGCGTCACCGCCAGTTCGCCGAGCTCCGCGAAGGCGGGGAGTGGTTCCTCGCCGACGAGTCTCTGCTGAGCCACATCGCGTCGATTCCCGGCACCGCCGACCCCTGGCGTCAGTACGCCCGGTGGATGGCCGAGGAGCTCCGCCGCACGGTGAGCTGA
- a CDS encoding zinc-ribbon domain-containing protein, whose protein sequence is MAERIEAWWARRQFSRGLDVPYEVGTYRDAWASYPMLVRQYHPDLNAGIVLSQIPPAADVLLLWQCEAGHLFVATPSEQRSRPEGRRRRSAWCPECTSGARPGRGAPAAPMRAGRLAAPGAGAPGAEGVRAGAEGAPAWAEAVPAGAEGAPSGVRVDAPRGDGTRSAGSGEPVRAGRPMSPGVAPRRAGRARRTARPLCKKTPELPAGEPFVSACAPKPASAAEARVRAALFARLCVTPGMNAVRVNRPFFGHLEVWPDFLLPELRVAVEYDTVGRHGLEHVGPREETDRRKDRLLREAGWEVVRLRTGKLRPLGPHDLQLPTVGRGGIDRLVDELRSIRGPLMVDAYLV, encoded by the coding sequence ATGGCGGAGCGGATCGAGGCCTGGTGGGCGCGACGGCAGTTCTCGCGTGGCCTCGACGTGCCCTACGAGGTCGGCACCTACCGCGATGCCTGGGCGTCGTACCCGATGCTCGTGCGCCAGTACCACCCCGACCTCAACGCCGGGATCGTGCTGTCGCAGATCCCTCCCGCCGCCGACGTGCTGCTGCTGTGGCAGTGCGAGGCCGGCCATCTGTTCGTGGCGACGCCGAGCGAGCAGCGCTCGCGGCCCGAGGGGCGCCGCCGCCGGTCGGCGTGGTGCCCGGAGTGTACGAGCGGAGCGCGGCCCGGGCGGGGCGCGCCGGCGGCGCCGATGCGGGCGGGCCGCCTTGCCGCGCCGGGGGCGGGTGCACCGGGGGCGGAGGGGGTGCGCGCGGGGGCGGAGGGGGCGCCCGCGTGGGCGGAGGCGGTGCCCGCGGGGGCGGAGGGGGCGCCTTCGGGGGTGCGGGTGGATGCGCCGCGAGGGGATGGGACGCGTTCGGCGGGCTCGGGGGAGCCGGTGCGGGCGGGCCGGCCGATGAGCCCGGGGGTGGCGCCGCGGCGGGCCGGCCGTGCGCGCCGAACCGCGCGGCCGCTCTGCAAGAAGACGCCGGAGCTGCCGGCTGGTGAGCCCTTCGTGAGCGCGTGCGCGCCGAAGCCGGCCTCGGCCGCCGAGGCGCGGGTGCGAGCGGCGCTGTTCGCGCGGCTGTGCGTGACCCCCGGGATGAACGCCGTGCGCGTCAACCGGCCCTTCTTCGGGCACCTCGAGGTGTGGCCCGACTTTCTGCTCCCCGAGCTGCGGGTGGCGGTCGAGTACGACACCGTCGGCCGCCACGGGCTCGAGCATGTCGGCCCCCGGGAGGAGACGGACCGCCGCAAGGACCGCCTGCTGCGCGAGGCCGGGTGGGAGGTCGTGCGCCTGCGCACCGGGAAACTCCGGCCGCTCGGACCGCACGACCTCCAACTCCCGACGGTCGGGCGCGGGGGGATCGACCGGCTCGTGGATGAGCTGCGGTCGATCCGAGGCCCCCTGATGGTGGACGCCTACCTTGTCTGA
- a CDS encoding TA system VapC family ribonuclease toxin, with protein MSAHLLDVNTVVALIDPLHVHHDRAHRWFATRSEATWHTCPIVQNGVVRVVSHPKYPNHQPAPVVLASLASLAARDGHVFLPDSVSLLDSSIHTERLLASAQVTDSYLLHLAASHDALLATFDTRIVTSAVPSGSKVVFAIP; from the coding sequence GTGAGTGCGCACCTGCTCGACGTCAACACGGTCGTCGCGCTCATCGACCCGCTGCACGTGCATCACGACCGTGCGCATCGCTGGTTCGCGACCCGCAGCGAGGCCACCTGGCACACGTGCCCGATCGTGCAGAACGGGGTCGTTCGCGTGGTGAGCCACCCGAAGTACCCGAACCATCAGCCGGCGCCGGTCGTGCTGGCATCCCTGGCCAGCCTCGCCGCCCGCGACGGACACGTGTTCCTCCCCGATTCTGTGAGCCTGCTCGACAGTTCGATCCACACCGAGCGGCTGCTCGCGAGCGCGCAGGTCACCGACTCGTACCTCCTGCACCTCGCCGCCTCGCACGACGCGCTGCTGGCGACCTTCGACACGAGGATCGTGACCTCGGCTGTGCCGTCGGGCTCGAAGGTCGTCTTCGCGATCCCGTGA
- a CDS encoding Pr6Pr family membrane protein, translating into MAIPLRPLALAYRIVAVVLIAAGIIRLLGLFSPDPSWSTLLYFTALSNVLALVWMTVVALATARDLVRRGARGLSNPSPEFHGAVMMAITVTMLVYTVVLVPSLTAGGSYVPYTLTDSLVHVITPILVVADWLLFTPKGRMRWVDPLLWGLIPWGYLAFAFVFGALGGEFAPGKSFPYPFMDVAALGLGGVALWIVALTVALEAVGFVYVAVDRALFRVGRRARDETGMDAAPRRTTETVAT; encoded by the coding sequence GTGGCCATCCCCCTGCGTCCGCTCGCCCTCGCGTACCGCATCGTCGCGGTCGTGCTGATCGCCGCGGGCATCATCCGCCTGCTCGGCCTGTTCTCCCCCGACCCGAGCTGGTCGACGCTCCTCTATTTCACGGCGCTGAGCAACGTGCTCGCCCTGGTGTGGATGACGGTGGTGGCGCTCGCGACCGCCCGCGACCTCGTCCGCCGCGGAGCGCGCGGGCTGTCGAACCCCTCGCCGGAGTTCCACGGCGCGGTGATGATGGCGATCACCGTCACGATGCTCGTGTACACGGTGGTCCTCGTGCCGAGCCTCACGGCTGGCGGCTCCTACGTGCCATATACGCTCACGGACTCGCTGGTGCACGTGATCACGCCGATCCTCGTCGTCGCGGACTGGCTGCTGTTCACGCCGAAGGGTCGCATGCGCTGGGTCGACCCGCTCCTGTGGGGGCTCATCCCGTGGGGCTACCTCGCGTTCGCATTCGTGTTCGGAGCGCTGGGCGGGGAGTTCGCGCCGGGCAAGTCCTTCCCGTACCCGTTCATGGACGTCGCCGCACTCGGCCTCGGCGGTGTCGCGCTGTGGATCGTCGCGCTCACGGTGGCGCTCGAGGCCGTCGGCTTCGTCTACGTCGCCGTCGACAGGGCGCTGTTCCGGGTGGGCCGGCGCGCGCGTGACGAGACCGGGATGGATGCCGCGCCCCGCCGCACCACGGAGACCGTTGCGACCTGA
- a CDS encoding NAD(P)-dependent alcohol dehydrogenase, whose protein sequence is MRAIVYDRYGGVEQLRLAQVPMPLPGPGQVLVEVVATAINLSDWEGLHGSPAYARIGGLRRPARRTLGSDIAGRVAAVGTGVGRFRVGDEVYGDNLRLMGGLAEFAVAPETALAAKPPGIAFAEASTIPQAGAIALQTVARANPGERLLINGAGGGTGMFAIQLAAAAGIHVTAVDNAGKLDFVRSLGADEVIDYRTADFTRTGPYDLIVDLVAHRSVFAYRRALAPGGRYLMVGGTVRAIARVLTIGALAGAVTGRRLGVAAIREGPEHFTPLAERILAGDVAVHIDARYPLDQAAIALARHGEGRARGKVVVEVRPG, encoded by the coding sequence GTGAGAGCGATCGTGTACGACCGCTACGGCGGCGTCGAGCAGCTGCGGCTCGCGCAGGTGCCGATGCCGCTGCCCGGCCCGGGCCAGGTGCTGGTCGAGGTCGTCGCCACGGCCATCAACCTCTCGGACTGGGAGGGGCTCCACGGCAGTCCGGCGTATGCGCGGATCGGCGGGCTGCGTCGGCCGGCCCGCCGCACCCTCGGGTCCGACATCGCGGGGCGGGTGGCCGCCGTCGGCACCGGGGTCGGGCGGTTCCGCGTCGGCGACGAGGTGTACGGCGACAACCTGCGGCTCATGGGCGGCCTGGCCGAATTCGCCGTGGCGCCGGAGACCGCGCTGGCGGCGAAGCCGCCCGGCATCGCCTTCGCCGAGGCATCCACCATTCCCCAGGCCGGGGCCATCGCCCTCCAGACGGTCGCGCGCGCGAATCCGGGAGAGAGGCTGCTGATCAACGGGGCCGGCGGCGGGACGGGGATGTTCGCGATCCAGCTGGCCGCGGCCGCCGGCATCCATGTCACCGCGGTCGACAACGCCGGAAAGCTCGACTTCGTGCGCAGCCTCGGGGCCGACGAGGTCATCGACTACCGCACCGCCGACTTCACCCGCACCGGCCCGTACGACCTCATCGTCGATCTGGTCGCGCACCGCTCGGTGTTCGCCTACCGGCGCGCGCTCGCCCCGGGCGGGCGCTACCTGATGGTCGGCGGCACGGTGCGCGCGATCGCGCGGGTGCTCACGATCGGCGCGCTCGCCGGTGCGGTCACGGGGCGCCGGCTGGGTGTGGCGGCGATCCGGGAGGGGCCGGAGCACTTCACGCCGCTCGCCGAGCGGATCCTCGCCGGCGACGTCGCGGTGCACATCGATGCGCGGTATCCGCTCGACCAGGCCGCGATCGCCCTGGCCCGACACGGCGAGGGGCGCGCGCGCGGAAAGGTCGTGGTGGAGGTGCGCCCCGGATAA
- a CDS encoding Type 1 glutamine amidotransferase-like domain-containing protein, protein MKLLLTSGGVTNASIRQALVGMLGKPLSEAKALFIPTAQWGQPACSPETVFMSTAGAWDGMEGLTELGWKSVGVLELAALPSIGGDRWVPWVRDADVLLVDGGEAIYLAHWMRESGFAQLLPSLSDTVWVGVSAGSMVMTPRIGREFVDWHPDGTDETLGVVDFSIFPHLDYPGWASNTLERAREWATRIDGPAYAIDDQTAIAVVDGRVEVVSEGNWELLNAPVVAG, encoded by the coding sequence GTGAAGCTGCTGCTGACGTCGGGCGGGGTCACGAACGCGAGCATTCGACAGGCCTTGGTCGGGATGCTGGGCAAGCCGCTCTCCGAGGCAAAGGCGCTGTTCATCCCCACCGCGCAGTGGGGCCAGCCCGCCTGTTCGCCGGAGACGGTGTTCATGTCCACCGCCGGGGCATGGGACGGCATGGAGGGGCTCACCGAGCTCGGCTGGAAGTCGGTCGGCGTGCTCGAACTCGCGGCGCTCCCCTCGATCGGCGGCGATCGATGGGTGCCGTGGGTGCGCGACGCAGATGTGCTGCTGGTCGACGGCGGCGAGGCGATCTATCTCGCCCACTGGATGCGGGAGTCCGGGTTCGCGCAGCTGCTGCCCTCGCTGAGCGACACCGTCTGGGTCGGGGTGAGCGCGGGGAGCATGGTCATGACACCGCGCATCGGCCGGGAGTTCGTCGACTGGCATCCCGACGGCACCGACGAGACGCTGGGCGTCGTCGACTTCTCGATCTTCCCCCACCTCGACTACCCGGGCTGGGCGTCGAACACGCTCGAACGCGCGCGGGAGTGGGCGACCCGCATCGACGGGCCGGCCTATGCGATCGACGACCAGACCGCGATCGCGGTGGTGGACGGGCGGGTCGAGGTTGTCTCGGAGGGGAACTGGGAGCTGCTGAACGCCCCCGTCGTGGCGGGGTGA
- a CDS encoding YkvA family protein yields the protein MWWSFLKAVKNREHRVAPTTWVVAIAAVVYTVVPIDLIPELVLGPLGFVDDLGVWGIFAVLFAREKRRWQESLGADARRGDAS from the coding sequence ATGTGGTGGAGTTTCCTCAAGGCGGTCAAGAACCGCGAGCACCGCGTCGCGCCCACGACGTGGGTCGTCGCGATCGCGGCGGTCGTCTACACGGTCGTGCCGATCGATCTGATCCCCGAACTGGTGCTCGGTCCGCTCGGTTTCGTCGACGACCTCGGAGTCTGGGGCATCTTCGCCGTGCTCTTTGCCCGCGAGAAGCGCCGCTGGCAGGAGAGCCTGGGCGCGGACGCCCGTCGCGGGGACGCTTCGTGA
- a CDS encoding Pr6Pr family membrane protein, with protein MSAGPTRSRFIAALLCRGATLVCCGVGLLTNAWGLPFLSVQANLLVFGYIAAALYWMVRRGTADAPAPMLRGIVTVAIIFVGLISPWVYGGGENPLPGLVAADPALALVNRSAFLIHWVVPALMLVDWIAFGPHRAVSWRRALWWVAFPLGYALVMIARSIAFPDVWARYPVDFLDPAVNGWGGVVLALLPLVALVFAVAALLWGVDRLVGRPGARRAGARRAGARRAESR; from the coding sequence ATGTCGGCCGGCCCGACGAGGTCACGGTTCATCGCGGCGCTGCTGTGCCGCGGGGCGACCCTCGTGTGCTGCGGGGTCGGGCTGCTGACCAACGCGTGGGGTCTGCCCTTCCTCTCCGTTCAGGCCAATCTGCTGGTCTTCGGCTACATCGCCGCCGCGCTGTACTGGATGGTGCGGCGCGGCACGGCCGATGCGCCGGCGCCGATGCTCCGCGGGATCGTCACCGTCGCGATCATCTTCGTCGGACTGATCTCGCCCTGGGTCTACGGCGGTGGCGAGAACCCTCTGCCGGGACTGGTGGCCGCAGACCCCGCGCTGGCGCTCGTGAATCGCTCAGCGTTCCTGATCCACTGGGTCGTGCCCGCCCTGATGCTCGTCGACTGGATCGCCTTCGGGCCGCATCGGGCGGTGAGCTGGCGGCGGGCGCTGTGGTGGGTGGCGTTCCCGCTCGGGTATGCGCTCGTGATGATCGCGCGCTCGATCGCGTTCCCCGACGTGTGGGCGCGCTACCCCGTCGACTTCCTGGATCCCGCCGTGAACGGCTGGGGCGGGGTCGTGCTGGCGCTGCTGCCGCTGGTCGCACTGGTCTTCGCGGTCGCGGCCCTCCTGTGGGGAGTGGACCGTCTCGTCGGCCGGCCGGGCGCTCGCCGCGCGGGCGCTCGCCGCGCGGGCGCTCGCCGCGCGGAGAGCCGCTGA
- a CDS encoding transglycosylase domain-containing protein: MQRYRRTFAGVLGGLIGLIALSIVAGLLVVAPLAPAIALSGHAASTAVSLFDHLPGYLAIDRLMLPTTIYAKDPETGEDVELTTFYDQNRVPVQFDEVSAVMYDAILSSEDPRYYEHGGIDIFGTTRAILSNAQGGETQGGSTISQQYVKNVLVQRCERDATDTETETREEVLLSCWEDATTAAGVEGYERKLQEMRYAIQLERRYAKNDILLGYLNIANFGGTTYGIEAAARYYFNTTAARLTLGQAATLAGIVQNPNTYRIDRAGGSIIGSDGVGFNKAADGSVDDVARGTLAGLDTLLARGEITPEQHLAAGDPYSATKGRQLYVLDRMLQEGRITEEQYLAAVVEPITPTIRQANTGCAATAAAFFCQYVVNTVRSDPAYASTFGEDATSRRQSLTRDGLHIYTTLDWRLQNAARDAMSAHVPETVGGMSFGAASVSIEATTGRILAIGQNNRFSEDRDVTASNSAYTSLVYAGDTMHGVSGGFQTGSTFKLFTLVDWLEKGHSLFERVNGTLRVIPRLADRCEGPWINLENDIVGNFGKVPGYAGNPMQFTAQSLNSGYLGMAEQLDLCDIEEVAARMGVTRGNGDAVDVDGAAAVIGTNNIAPVAMAAAYATIANNGKYCVPRAIERVVNADGVELPVPGNRCSQVIDPEVAAATAFALQGVMRPGGTGSFGNPNDGTPMIGKTGTHEAFQTWLIQSSTRVATAVWVGNSIGEGDVFRAFHNGLQLSQARHPIGREIQAVANRLYPGGEFAAPPSDLVRVPFVPRAPAPDEDEEEPDAGTPAGGGNGGGGNGNGGGNGGGGNGNGGGGNGD, from the coding sequence ATGCAGCGATACAGACGGACCTTCGCCGGAGTCCTCGGCGGCCTCATCGGGCTGATCGCGCTCAGCATCGTCGCGGGACTGCTCGTGGTCGCCCCCCTGGCGCCGGCCATCGCGCTGAGCGGACACGCGGCCAGCACCGCCGTGTCGCTGTTCGACCACCTGCCCGGCTATCTCGCGATCGACCGGCTCATGCTGCCGACGACGATCTACGCGAAAGACCCCGAAACCGGCGAAGACGTCGAGCTCACGACCTTCTACGACCAGAACCGCGTACCGGTCCAGTTCGACGAGGTCTCGGCGGTCATGTACGACGCGATCCTGTCGTCGGAGGATCCCCGCTACTACGAGCACGGGGGCATCGACATCTTCGGCACGACCCGCGCGATCCTGAGCAACGCGCAGGGCGGGGAGACGCAGGGCGGCTCGACGATCAGCCAGCAGTACGTCAAGAACGTGCTCGTGCAGCGATGCGAGCGCGACGCGACCGACACCGAGACCGAGACCCGCGAAGAGGTGCTGCTGTCGTGCTGGGAGGATGCCACCACCGCGGCGGGTGTGGAGGGCTACGAGCGCAAGCTGCAGGAGATGCGGTACGCGATCCAGCTGGAGCGCCGGTACGCGAAGAACGACATCCTGCTCGGCTACCTCAACATCGCGAACTTCGGCGGCACGACCTACGGCATCGAGGCGGCGGCGCGCTACTACTTCAACACGACGGCCGCCCGGCTCACCCTCGGGCAGGCGGCGACGCTCGCCGGGATCGTGCAGAACCCGAACACGTACCGCATCGACCGCGCGGGCGGCTCGATCATCGGGTCGGACGGCGTGGGGTTCAACAAAGCCGCCGACGGCAGCGTCGACGACGTCGCCCGGGGCACGCTCGCGGGGCTGGACACCCTCCTCGCCCGAGGGGAGATCACGCCCGAGCAGCACCTGGCCGCGGGCGACCCGTACAGCGCCACGAAGGGTCGCCAGCTGTACGTGCTGGACCGGATGCTGCAGGAGGGCCGCATCACCGAGGAGCAGTACCTCGCGGCAGTCGTCGAGCCCATCACCCCGACCATCAGGCAGGCGAACACGGGCTGCGCCGCCACGGCCGCCGCCTTCTTCTGCCAGTACGTGGTCAACACCGTGAGATCCGATCCGGCGTACGCGAGCACGTTCGGCGAGGATGCGACCTCGCGCCGGCAGTCCCTCACGCGCGACGGTCTGCACATCTACACGACGCTCGACTGGCGGCTGCAGAACGCGGCGCGCGACGCGATGAGCGCCCACGTCCCCGAGACGGTGGGGGGCATGAGCTTCGGCGCAGCATCGGTCAGCATCGAGGCGACCACCGGACGCATCCTCGCCATCGGCCAGAACAACCGCTTCAGCGAAGACCGCGATGTGACGGCATCCAATTCCGCCTACACCTCCCTCGTGTACGCCGGCGACACGATGCACGGGGTCTCGGGCGGGTTCCAGACGGGATCGACGTTCAAGCTCTTCACGCTCGTCGACTGGCTCGAGAAGGGGCACTCGCTGTTCGAGCGGGTCAACGGCACCCTGCGAGTGATCCCGCGTCTCGCCGACCGGTGCGAAGGCCCGTGGATCAATCTCGAGAACGACATCGTCGGCAACTTCGGAAAGGTGCCGGGATACGCCGGCAACCCCATGCAGTTCACCGCTCAGTCGCTGAACAGCGGCTATCTCGGCATGGCCGAGCAGCTCGACCTCTGCGACATCGAGGAGGTGGCCGCCCGCATGGGGGTGACCCGCGGCAACGGCGACGCGGTGGATGTCGATGGCGCGGCGGCGGTGATCGGCACGAACAACATCGCCCCGGTCGCGATGGCCGCCGCGTACGCGACGATCGCGAACAACGGCAAGTACTGCGTGCCCCGCGCGATCGAGCGCGTCGTGAACGCCGATGGCGTCGAGCTGCCGGTTCCCGGCAACCGCTGCTCGCAGGTGATCGACCCGGAGGTCGCCGCCGCCACCGCGTTCGCCCTGCAGGGCGTGATGCGGCCCGGTGGCACCGGATCGTTCGGCAATCCGAACGACGGCACCCCGATGATCGGCAAGACCGGCACGCACGAGGCCTTCCAGACGTGGCTCATCCAGTCGAGCACGCGGGTGGCCACCGCGGTGTGGGTGGGCAACTCCATCGGGGAGGGCGACGTGTTCCGCGCCTTCCACAACGGGCTGCAGCTGTCGCAGGCCCGTCATCCGATCGGGCGCGAGATCCAGGCCGTGGCGAACCGGCTGTACCCGGGAGGCGAGTTCGCGGCTCCGCCGTCGGACCTCGTGCGCGTGCCGTTCGTGCCCCGTGCCCCCGCACCCGACGAGGACGAGGAGGAGCCGGATGCCGGCACTCCGGCCGGCGGCGGCAACGGAGGCGGCGGCAACGGCAACGGAGGCGGCAACGGAGGCGGCGGCAACGGCAACGGAGGCGGCGGCAACGGCGATTGA